Proteins from a genomic interval of Bifidobacterium longum subsp. infantis ATCC 15697 = JCM 1222 = DSM 20088:
- the truD gene encoding tRNA pseudouridine(13) synthase TruD — translation MECMSSFFALSSSQITYCGLKDEEGITTQEVSIKVHIPDEALERFNATMYASSAYIELTYIGQSNSQEIGKLLGNAFTVTLRNLSGDDAEAFSEIHKRDYAFLNYYDYQRFGIPGYPQVTHLLGKALLDQDYQRAFKLYRLSGNTKIDSVKDPEKFFTSDVDARKLSFFKNAYSSSIWNNELMYLVQRNVPNTVIDDSTGITYRFCKNLKDVLLLLRQGDNLPYLKYDVQGSHQSERSLITHTRVECLNTSDDERHANCKNATVTFILPSGCYATTFIRQLCTCLMHQGTYPFVCCTRKLPDELTNCNLSCSFHSIQAINGSIIAIVPSWIKGKCFRLPESLLVLGFV, via the coding sequence ATCGAGTGCATGTCAAGTTTCTTCGCACTCTCTTCTTCGCAGATAACCTATTGCGGTCTAAAAGACGAAGAGGGAATTACCACCCAAGAGGTGTCCATCAAAGTCCATATTCCTGATGAAGCTTTAGAGCGATTCAATGCAACGATGTATGCCAGTTCAGCATATATTGAACTAACTTATATTGGACAATCAAATTCACAGGAAATAGGAAAATTGCTCGGGAACGCATTCACTGTCACATTACGAAATTTAAGTGGTGACGATGCAGAGGCCTTTTCAGAAATTCATAAAAGAGACTATGCATTCCTGAATTATTATGACTATCAACGTTTTGGCATTCCCGGATACCCTCAAGTCACGCATCTTTTAGGGAAGGCTTTACTGGATCAAGACTATCAGCGCGCATTCAAGTTATATAGACTTAGCGGAAACACAAAAATTGATTCAGTAAAGGACCCGGAGAAGTTCTTCACAAGTGACGTTGATGCTCGAAAGTTATCATTTTTCAAAAATGCCTATTCTTCAAGCATTTGGAACAACGAACTCATGTACCTTGTACAACGCAACGTACCGAACACCGTAATTGATGATTCAACGGGAATAACCTACAGATTCTGCAAAAATCTGAAAGATGTACTTTTGCTCTTGCGACAGGGGGATAATTTACCGTATCTGAAATATGACGTGCAAGGTTCTCATCAATCCGAAAGGTCTCTCATAACTCATACGAGGGTTGAATGTCTAAATACATCTGACGACGAAAGGCACGCTAACTGCAAAAACGCAACAGTTACCTTCATTTTGCCGTCTGGCTGCTACGCAACAACTTTTATACGTCAGCTTTGCACATGTCTCATGCATCAAGGAACGTACCCCTTCGTCTGCTGCACACGGAAGCTACCAGATGAACTCACAAACTGCAACCTATCCTGTAGTTTCCATTCAATCCAAGCTATCAACGGTAGTATTATTGCAATAGTTCCCTCATGGATAAAAGGCAAATGTTTTCGCTTACCAGAAAGTCTCTTAGTCTTAGGTTTTGTGTGA
- a CDS encoding MFS transporter, with amino-acid sequence MENLSRRGNNWVYLLSVVSDNLGSSLMTFVLPLIVLDLTGSGIHLSIISSFETLPFLLLGLPFGAIVDRCDVRKVLIRSDAIRFGGYALLAAVLSARSNATMTLIAIYLVTLVIGCTNVFSSVSEMTFISYFVSKSDYSKMNSIVYGIQYTAGLLIPLAGGALYSVVPMGLLALICAACFLLSAGAILLMRVGSSKGAGGLRGPVPAAVRTVIGDTRQGLSYLKTRRVVLYPLVLAALFNVLTGNFQNDSLVIMRKSLSFTSGQVGLVMSVTAMGALAGTFIVNLLNRSFKFETVLIANFLVQMCFRLLFVAFGNIFAVAATLFVVDLCQSVLNIIIITNRQNLVETRYLGRVTSIYKAVLIGVNSLGFIYGGTLSNTFGQRNAVLWSGVEILILTMIGIGAYAHLNKERTTDE; translated from the coding sequence ATGGAAAATTTATCAAGGAGGGGGAATAACTGGGTTTATCTGCTTTCCGTTGTAAGCGATAATCTCGGCAGTTCGTTGATGACTTTCGTGTTGCCGCTTATCGTGCTCGACCTTACCGGTTCCGGTATTCATCTTTCGATCATCTCTTCGTTCGAGACGCTGCCGTTCTTGCTGCTGGGTCTGCCTTTCGGCGCTATTGTGGACAGGTGCGACGTCAGGAAGGTGCTCATCCGTTCCGATGCCATCAGATTCGGAGGATACGCGTTGCTCGCGGCGGTTCTTTCGGCTCGGAGCAACGCGACCATGACGCTGATAGCCATCTATCTCGTCACCTTGGTCATAGGGTGCACCAATGTGTTCAGCTCCGTTTCCGAGATGACGTTCATCTCGTATTTCGTGTCGAAATCGGATTATTCGAAGATGAACAGCATCGTGTACGGCATCCAGTACACGGCCGGGCTGCTCATCCCGCTTGCCGGCGGGGCGCTCTACTCCGTGGTGCCGATGGGGCTGCTGGCCCTGATCTGCGCCGCGTGTTTTCTTCTCAGTGCGGGTGCCATTCTCCTGATGAGGGTCGGTTCCTCGAAGGGCGCCGGCGGGTTGAGGGGCCCCGTGCCGGCCGCGGTGCGAACGGTCATCGGCGACACCCGGCAGGGGCTTTCCTATCTGAAGACCAGGCGTGTGGTTCTCTACCCGCTTGTGCTGGCCGCGTTGTTCAACGTGCTGACCGGGAATTTCCAGAACGACAGCCTCGTCATCATGCGCAAGAGTCTGAGCTTCACGTCGGGCCAGGTCGGCTTGGTCATGTCGGTTACGGCCATGGGCGCGTTGGCGGGGACCTTCATCGTCAACCTGCTGAACAGAAGCTTCAAGTTCGAAACGGTCCTGATCGCGAACTTCCTCGTCCAGATGTGCTTCCGTCTCCTGTTTGTGGCGTTCGGCAACATCTTCGCGGTGGCGGCGACGCTGTTCGTGGTGGACCTGTGCCAGTCCGTGCTGAACATCATCATTATCACGAACCGGCAGAATCTGGTCGAAACCCGTTACCTCGGGAGGGTGACGAGCATATACAAGGCGGTTCTGATCGGGGTCAATTCGCTCGGTTTCATATACGGAGGCACCCTGTCGAACACCTTCGGCCAGAGGAACGCCGTCCTATGGTCAGGCGTCGAAATCCTGATACTGACCATGATTGGTATCGGAGCCTACGCTCATCTCAACAAAGAAAGAACCACCGATGAGTAA